The Paenibacillus polymyxa genome contains a region encoding:
- a CDS encoding L,D-transpeptidase translates to MSYHIMVNLKSNRRELGTLKMYNGSGSLVFGPVPALGRSEYDYAPTEIDGNTPTGEYTAQLASPRNDTAKNRRSYGMYGIVQMDPVSGQALTAKRNGRTGLWIHGGAPSDSGGLRPTHGCVRLSEDNQDGLVKAIKAAGGSGKVTISES, encoded by the coding sequence ATGAGCTATCATATTATGGTTAATCTGAAAAGCAATCGTAGAGAATTGGGTACTTTGAAAATGTATAACGGTAGTGGATCCTTAGTATTTGGCCCTGTGCCAGCACTGGGACGCTCGGAGTATGACTACGCTCCTACAGAAATTGATGGAAATACTCCAACTGGTGAGTACACTGCCCAGCTTGCTTCTCCAAGAAATGATACAGCAAAGAATCGTCGTTCTTACGGTATGTATGGAATTGTTCAAATGGATCCAGTTAGTGGACAAGCCCTAACTGCTAAGAGAAACGGACGCACTGGGTTATGGATTCATGGCGGAGCTCCTTCTGACTCAGGTGGTTTACGCCCAACACATGGTTGTGTACGACTATCCGAAGACAACCAAGATGGTTTGGTGAAAGCAATCAAAGCAGCTGGCGGCTCTGGTAAAGTAACAATAAGTGAAAGCTAA
- a CDS encoding aspartyl-phosphate phosphatase Spo0E family protein, with the protein MNNAELLQKMERERQELHELAGRYGFRHPSVINMSEQLDQTLNEFQRKKIYALKRKSTV; encoded by the coding sequence ATGAATAATGCGGAACTATTACAGAAGATGGAGCGAGAGCGTCAAGAGCTGCACGAGCTGGCTGGGCGCTATGGATTTCGACATCCGAGCGTAATTAACATGAGCGAGCAGCTAGATCAAACGCTGAATGAATTCCAGCGAAAAAAAATATATGCATTAAAAAGAAAGTCGACTGTATAG